From the Arvicola amphibius chromosome 2, mArvAmp1.2, whole genome shotgun sequence genome, one window contains:
- the Cacna2d4 gene encoding voltage-dependent calcium channel subunit alpha-2/delta-4 isoform X3 gives MQVDYLQRQFWAAMKQCSTVEGPCLKSCEDTDLDCFLIDNNGFILISQRPQEMGRFLGEVDGALMAQLLSMGVFSRVTMYDYQAMCEPPDHRHSASQALISPLSASLMVVRWLLHECLLFLLQWGTWGSWHDKGSEAHKHKKQDLLHPCDTEYPVFVHQTSIQEANGIIECEACQKTFVMQQIPSSNLLLLVTDLTCDCSAYSPILQEATEVKYNASVKCDRMRSQKPRRRPGSCHAFHPEENAQDCGGASDIAISFPLLLLPLWAWLLPPQLLW, from the exons ATGCAAGTGGACTACCTCCAGCGCcagttctgggcagccatgaAGCAG TGCAGCACTGTGGAGGGTCCGTGCCTGAAGAGCTGCGAGGACACT GATCTGGATTGCTTCCTTATAGACAACAATGGCTTCATTCTGATCTCCCAGAGACCCCAAGAG ATGGGAAGATTTCTGGGGGAAGTGGATGGCGCTCTCATGGCGCAGCTTCTCAGCATGGGGGTGTTCAGCCG TGTGACCATGTATGACTACCAGGCCATGTGCGAGCCCCCAGATCACCGCCACAGTGCATCCCAGGCCCTGATCAGT cctctctctgcctccttgatGGTGGTCAGGTGGCTACTGCATGAATGTCTGCT GTTCCTGCTACAGTGGGGCACCTGGGGGTCTTGGCATGACAAAGGATCAGAGG CCCACAAGCACAAGAAGCAGGACCTGCTGCACCCCTGTGACACAGAATACCCAGTGTTTGTGCACCAGACATCTATCCAGGAGGCCAATGGGATCATCGAGTGTGAGGCCTGCCAGAA GACATTCGTGATGCAACAGATTCCCAGCAGCAACCTGCTCCTCCTAGTGACAGATCTTACCTGTGACTGCAGCGCCTACTCTCCTATCCTTCAGGAGGCCACAGAAGTCAAAT ATAACGCCTCTGTCAAATGTGACAGGATGCGCTCCCAGAAACCCCGGCGGCGCCCAGGATCCTGCCATGCCTTCCATCCAGAG GAGAACGCTCAGGACTGTGGTGGCGCTTCAGACATCGCAATTTCATTCCCTCTGCTCCTGCTACCGCTGTGGGCCTGGCTGCTTCCACCCCAGCTTCTGTGGTGA